TTCTTCTCCTCAGTATTTGTGGACAGTGCATTTGGGCTGGACAACGTCACAGCACTGATTGAGCCTCTGGTCACTTCTCTGCTGGACACTTTCTTGTGGATCTCTGCAATAGAAGTGGAGCATTTGTGCCACATCAGAAGACCTTAGTTGAGTATACACACatgattttgaaatgaattgagAAGGGGAGTTAACAAGAACTGTAATTTACCAGCAAGGACGTTGTTAAATGCAACCTCAACGTTTGTGGACTCTAAGGCAGAGGTCTCCATGAACAACAGGCCATTCTCTTCTGCATCAAGGGacaaaaatgtatttccttatttttttaaacactcaAAATCTATTAACATTACacaaaaatggagagaaaatcCATCATCCAAGTGGTCCTACTCATTTAACATTTCCCATCCAAATGACTCAGCACATTTTTGCTGTGTATTGAGAACTGGCCTTCATGTAAAGGGTACCTGCAAAGCTCTTGGAATCCTCTGTGGAAACTGACCGCTCCTCTGCCAGGTCAGACTTGTTTCCCACCAGCATCACGACTATGTGAGGGTCTGCATGATCATACAGCTCCTTCAGCCACCGTGCTGCACTCTCGTAGGTGAGGTGTTTTGAAATGTCATAGACAAGCAGGGCTCCCACTGCACCCCTGTAGTAACTACATGGAGAGAATGGCAAAAAAAGTGAGTTCCAAGTAAATCATGAACACATTGAAAACAGCGTGTTTTATCCAGGTCGGGAGAGAATGTTTCTTGAGGGAGAAATGAGCTAAAGCATAAGTCTCCGCAGTTTTCCTGGCTAGCCAAAAGGAATCTCAGGGTAACTTCCATAAAAATCACATGGAATGCATTTATGGTTTGCATTGTTCTTCCAAAAGTCATAAAATACCCAA
The DNA window shown above is from Clupea harengus chromosome 11, Ch_v2.0.2, whole genome shotgun sequence and carries:
- the rab25b gene encoding ras-related protein Rab-25b is translated as MGSDDAYNFVFKVVLIGESGVGKSNLLSRFTKNEFNHDSRTTIGVEFSTRTVQLNGLTIKAQIWDTAGLERYRAITSAYYRGAVGALLVYDISKHLTYESAARWLKELYDHADPHIVVMLVGNKSDLAEERSVSTEDSKSFAEENGLLFMETSALESTNVEVAFNNVLAEIHKKVSSREVTRGSISAVTLSSPNALSTNTEEKKPCCKNV